CTTCGAGCATGTCGACCATGCGCCCGGCGTTGTTCTGAATCCGCTCAATCCACTTTTGAACCTTCGGGTCCGTGTCGGCGGCAAGATGGCTGGTGAGCATCTGTGCGGCGCCGGACACGCTGGCCAACGGCGTCTGAAGGTCATGCGTCATGGCGTACGCCAGATAGAGAATCTCCTGATTGCGATGCTCAAGCTGATCGATCGCCGACTTCGTGCGCAGCGCCGCACGGACGCGCGCCCGGACGACCGGAAACGAGAACGGCTTGGAAATGAAGTCCGTCGCGCCCACATCGAGCCCGCGAACGATCTGCGCATCGTCCGTCAGCGCCGTGATCATGATGATCGGGATGCACGCCGTGGCGCCATCGGCCTTCAACCGGCGACAGCACTCGAACCCATCGAGGTTCGGCATCATCACATCCAGAAGAATCACATCCGGCGGCTCGGCCAGGACGCGCCCGATCGCTTCATCCCCGTCGCTGGCTTCATCGAGGTGGTGCCCTTCGTCGGCCAACGCATCCGTCAGCACCTCGCGGTTCGACGCCGTGTCGTCTACAATCAGTACGCGCGACATCAGGCGGCCTCCTTCCGTGTCTCAACAAGCGCGCGAAGTCGGCAGGCGAATGCGCGGGTATCAATCGGCTTTGTGAAATAGGCATCACAACCGACCCGCATCGCCAACTCGCGATCGTCAGGCATCGCATGCGCCGACACCACCCAGATTGGAATCGACCGCGTCTGAGGATTGCTCTTGAGCACACGCGCCGCTTCGATCCCGTTCATGCCGGGAAGCGCGATATCCATCATCACGAGAATTGGCTGAATATCCGCAATCCGCGCCAGCGCCTGTTCGGCCGTGCCGAACTGCTCCAGTTCCACATCCACGCGGTCAAAGTCGATAATGTCGCAAATGACGAGCCGATTCTCCGGATTGTCTTCGATCAGCATCATCTTTCGGCTCATGCGGCACACTCCTTCCGTTCAACAAGCTGTCGCAGCTTCGCAAGCAGTGGTTCCTTCCTGATCGGCTTAGCAAGACATTCCGCGGCACCCCGGCTCAACATCGGATCCGTGCTCTCCAGAGATGTGATCAACAGAACCGGGATATTCCGCGTGACGGGATCCTGCTTCAGTTCACGCAGGACTTTCCATCCGTCCACGTCCGGCATCATGACATCAAGCGTGACCACCGTCGGCGCCATCGTTCGCGCCAGCCGCAAGCCGTCCTCTCCACAGAACGCCGGCAGGAATCCGTACCCGCCGTCGACCAGAAAATGTCGCATCATCCGCTGACTGACAGGGCTGTCGTCGATGCAGAGCACAGTCGGCAACTCGATCGTATCGGGGCCGGTGCATGGCATCGCTGCATTCGGCGTTGTCGCTACGGGAACGTCCACATCGGTGGGCGGCGTCAAGGGAATCGTGAGCTTGAAGCATGATCCTTTCTCCACTTCGCTGCGTACCGACAGTTGTCCGTGCAGCAGTTCGGCGAAGCTGTGGCAGATCGCAAGGCCCAGCCCCGTACCGCCCTTCTCGCGCGTCGTCGAAGCATCCAGTTGGCTGAACTTATCGAAGATCGTGTGCAGCCGGCCGCTGGCGATCCCGACACCGGTGTCTTGGACGGTGAAACATACGGCCTCCCCGTCCGTCAGAACACGAAGCGTAATCGTGCCTTTGGCAGTGAATTTGAAGGCATTGCCGATCAGATTGATCAATATCTGCTTGAGCATTCTCCGATCGCTGGTCAGCTCGATCGCCTGCGGAGGGACCGCACGCACGAATTTGACGTGCTGATTGTCTTTGCCGAGGGCTTCGACCATGTCGGACACTTCGCCAATCAGTGAGGCAATCGTGAACCTGGAAATCACTGTCTTCATTTCCCCCGCTTCGATCTTGGCGATATCAAGGATGTCGTTGATAAGCGTCAGCAGGTGATGCCCCGAAGCGAGAATCTTTTTGATCCGGTCAATCTGATGTTCTGTCAGCGGATGCGTATCAATGCGGCCCAGAAGCCCGTCGGAGAAGCCAATGATCGCATTGAGCGGCGTGCGGAGTTCGTGGCTCATGCACGCCAGGAACTCCGTCTTGGCATGATTCGCCGCCTCGGCTTCGATGCGGGCCGCCTCCATCCCTTGTTCGATGCGACGGCGTTCGCTGATCTCGGTCTGCAGTTGCTGATTGAAATGCTCCAGTTCGGCCGCACGCCGCTCAAGCAACTCATCCGCCCTGCGAATCGTGTCCGCGGAATGCTGGCGTTCAATGGCGTGCCGAACGCAACGCGCGATCGTCTCCGATTGCACATGTTCTCTGGCGAGAATGTCATGGCCACCCGCCTCAATGACCTGGCTGACGGACAAGTCGTTGTGGTCGGTGATGACGACCACGGGGATGTCGCCGGCGATGTGTTGAAAGCGGCGAAGCGTATCGAGTCCACTCGATTCTGCGAGTCCCAGGTCAAGAAGCACGGCATCAATACGGGCGCTGCGGAGATGCGCCGCGGCATTCGACAATGAGACCGCATGGGTCAGGTCATAGTGGTCCGAAGCCGCATCGAGTGCATCGCGTATGAGGTCGGCGTCACACTCGCAGTCGTCCACCAGGAGCAGATGAATCGCCTTCGACAACATGTCCCTTCCCGCTTCCATTTCCGGCAGGCGTGCGTAGCTTCGTCATTGACTACATTCGACGCCCCGGACCGCGGCATCCATACGGGCTTATGCGTACCGGATGGTGTGATGGGGGGCCAGCGCATGATGCTGTCCGATCATACGACTCGAGACGCGGCACAACTTTTCGAACTCTTCCATCAGCCGATCATACACCGGACCTGCGCCGGACAGATCCCCGCCGCGTCCCATCTCCTCCATTTCGCCCGCCACGGCGGTGATGCCCTTTGCGGCGATTGCCGCGGCGTTGCCTTTGATGGCATGCGCGTCGGATCGGAGGCGAGCGGCGTCACCGGACCGGAGGGCGTCACGCACGCCGCCGTGGAGCGCGGTCCATTCGTCAAAGAACAAGCGCAGCAAATCTTCATAGACCTCATGCGTGTAACCGAATTCCTTCATTGCCTCCGCGATGCAAAGAACATGATCGTCGTAGCCGCCTGAATCAGCCGAATCACATGACCTCTGTGCATCAGCGGTCGCCGCAGCGGGTTTCGCCAATTCCTCAGCCATCGCGGAGATGGCGTCGAACAGAGTGGCGGCTCGAATCGGTTTGGACAGGTACTTATCCATCCCCGCTTCAAGACAGCGTTCACGATCCCCTGTCATCGCATTGGCTGTCATCGCGATGATCGGAATATGCCCACCCTCCCGCGCCTCACGCTCACGAATCTTGCGCGTCGCCGTCAGTCCATCCATCTCCGGCATCTGCATATCCATGAGCACCAGATCGAAACTTTCGCGCGCAATCGCTTCGATGCCTTCCAGACCGTTGTTCGCGATCACTACGGTGTGTCCGACGCCCGACAGCAGATCGATGACGATCTTTTGATTGATCTTGCCGTCTTCGACGAGCAGAATGCGCATCGGGCGGTGATCTTCAGTTCGCGCGACCGATTCCGCGGACCGCCGGCGAGAGGAGTGCGACCCAAGGCACTCAATCACCGATGCAAGCAGTTCGGTATGTCGAACCGGTTTGGAGAGAAGCTGCGTGATTCGTCCCTCTTTCATGCGACCGTCATCTCGCAGATTTCCGGCCGACGACAACAGGATGATCGGCAGTTCGCTGAATGAGGGTATGTGGTGAATGGACTTGGCCAACGCGATGCCATCCATGCCGGGCATCATGTAGTCGACGATGGCGATGCGCGTCGGGCGATTTTCCCGGCTGGCTTGCTCCAGATACCGCAGCGCCTCCGCCGCATCGTTGACGGCTGTGGATTTCATACCCAATTCCTGAACCATCTCGCCAAGAATGGTGCGGTTGGTGGCGTTATCTTCGACGATCAGCACTTCCACATCATTGAGCTCCGCGGGTATTCGACGCGCCAACGCGGATTCGCTCGACCGCTCGAATTCGAGCGAGAAATAGAACGTGCTCCCGTTGCCCGCCGTGCTGTGAAGCTCGAGCTTCCCGCCCATGATCGCCACGAGCTGCGACGAAATCGACAGGCCCAGCCCCGTCCCGCCGAACCGGCGCGTCGTTGAGCTATCCGCCTGGCAGAATGCATCGAAGATGTGGGCCTGGTGTTCGAGAGGAATGCCCGGTCCAGTATCAGTCACGGCGATGCGAAGGTGTGCGGCTTTCATGTCGAGCCGCTCGACGGCGATGTTCACGACAACTTCGCCAATGTCGGTAAATTTGATGGCGTTGCCCACGAGATTGGTGATGATCTGACAGAATCGACCGGGGTCGCCGATCAAACGGTCGGGAACCTCCCTGGTGATGTGATACGCAAGTTCAAGATTTTTCTGCACGGCACGAAGTGCCAGCGATTGAAGGACACTGCCGATCGTGTCGCGTAGATCAAAAGGAGCGAAGTCCAGGTCGAGCTTGCCGGCTTCAATCTTCGAGAAGTCGAGGATGTCGTTGAGCAGGCGCAATAGCGAGTCGGCGGATTGGTTGATCATGTCGACATAGCTTCGCTGCGTCTGGGCAAGATCCGTCTGTGCCAACAACTCGGTCACACCGATGATGCCGTTCATCGGCGTGCGGATTTCGTGACTCATGTTGGCGAGGAATTCGCTTTTTGCGCGATTGGCTTCCTCGGCGACTTCCTTGGCGGCGCGAAGCTCGATCTGTGAAGACTCGAGCCGGTCCCGCGCCGCTTCAAGCTCATCAACAAGCGAGGCACGTGCCTCCGCGGCCTCCTTCTCGGTATTGGCACGGATGGCCTCGAGTTCCTTGTCCTTGAACCGTTCGAGAATCCGCCGGTTCTCGTCCTGATACGCCTTGCGTCGCAACAAGGCGCGGATACGTCCGTGCAGCACCGCCCAATCCGCCGCCTTACCGACGAAGTCGTCAGCTCCGGCGCTCAACGCCCGCGTCAAATCCTCCTTTTCTTCGCTCGCCGTGAGCATCAGGATCGGGATCGAGTCGCCACGATTGGCCATCATTGTCACAATCTGCTGACAGATCGCGATCCCATCCGTCTCGGGCATCACCAGATCCAGCAGCACGCAATCGAAACTCCGGCTTTCCAGCGCTTCCAGCCCCTCCGGTCCGCTCGTGGCCGTATCCACGTGAAACCCTTCATCCTGCAGTTTGGTAGTCAGAAACTGCAGGTATGTCTGGCTGTCGTCGATCGCCAGCAGGCGAGCGGCGCGCAAGGCATCATCATTTCCCAACAGCAGCCCGTGCCGATGGGTCGATCGACTCAGTGCGGAACGTATCTTGGCGAAGAGCACCTCAGTGTCGCTGGATTTCGCGACAATATCGTCGGCGCCGGAT
The nucleotide sequence above comes from Planctomycetota bacterium. Encoded proteins:
- a CDS encoding response regulator; the protein is MSRVLIVDDTASNREVLTDALADEGHHLDEASDGDEAIGRVLAEPPDVILLDVMMPNLDGFECCRRLKADGATACIPIIMITALTDDAQIVRGLDVGATDFISKPFSFPVVRARVRAALRTKSAIDQLEHRNQEILYLAYAMTHDLQTPLASVSGAAQMLTSHLAADTDPKVQKWIERIQNNAGRMVDMLEDLMTYAKAGREQIELDKVDLVLAVRQAMDLVQGDRGGSSVSLDIDQESVWVRANAKALVRVMANLVGNAVKYSADRPSPWVNIRIESANGLARCTIRDNGSGIPPSQINRVFLPFRRGSAKTPGTGLGLAIVKRFIEGFNGRVWLESDGESGVTAYVELKLAAVDSARRRKGHAA
- a CDS encoding response regulator → MEAGRDMLSKAIHLLLVDDCECDADLIRDALDAASDHYDLTHAVSLSNAAAHLRSARIDAVLLDLGLAESSGLDTLRRFQHIAGDIPVVVITDHNDLSVSQVIEAGGHDILAREHVQSETIARCVRHAIERQHSADTIRRADELLERRAAELEHFNQQLQTEISERRRIEQGMEAARIEAEAANHAKTEFLACMSHELRTPLNAIIGFSDGLLGRIDTHPLTEHQIDRIKKILASGHHLLTLINDILDIAKIEAGEMKTVISRFTIASLIGEVSDMVEALGKDNQHVKFVRAVPPQAIELTSDRRMLKQILINLIGNAFKFTAKGTITLRVLTDGEAVCFTVQDTGVGIASGRLHTIFDKFSQLDASTTREKGGTGLGLAICHSFAELLHGQLSVRSEVEKGSCFKLTIPLTPPTDVDVPVATTPNAAMPCTGPDTIELPTVLCIDDSPVSQRMMRHFLVDGGYGFLPAFCGEDGLRLARTMAPTVVTLDVMMPDVDGWKVLRELKQDPVTRNIPVLLITSLESTDPMLSRGAAECLAKPIRKEPLLAKLRQLVERKECAA
- a CDS encoding response regulator: MMQSMPQILLVEDSPSQAIRMEHELKSQGWNVAVASTAQDAMNEIRTAPPDLILMDYYLPGMRGDELCRTVRMNIATRGIPIIILTGEDSDSVELLGLESGADDIVAKSSDTEVLFAKIRSALSRSTHRHGLLLGNDDALRAARLLAIDDSQTYLQFLTTKLQDEGFHVDTATSGPEGLEALESRSFDCVLLDLVMPETDGIAICQQIVTMMANRGDSIPILMLTASEEKEDLTRALSAGADDFVGKAADWAVLHGRIRALLRRKAYQDENRRILERFKDKELEAIRANTEKEAAEARASLVDELEAARDRLESSQIELRAAKEVAEEANRAKSEFLANMSHEIRTPMNGIIGVTELLAQTDLAQTQRSYVDMINQSADSLLRLLNDILDFSKIEAGKLDLDFAPFDLRDTIGSVLQSLALRAVQKNLELAYHITREVPDRLIGDPGRFCQIITNLVGNAIKFTDIGEVVVNIAVERLDMKAAHLRIAVTDTGPGIPLEHQAHIFDAFCQADSSTTRRFGGTGLGLSISSQLVAIMGGKLELHSTAGNGSTFYFSLEFERSSESALARRIPAELNDVEVLIVEDNATNRTILGEMVQELGMKSTAVNDAAEALRYLEQASRENRPTRIAIVDYMMPGMDGIALAKSIHHIPSFSELPIILLSSAGNLRDDGRMKEGRITQLLSKPVRHTELLASVIECLGSHSSRRRSAESVARTEDHRPMRILLVEDGKINQKIVIDLLSGVGHTVVIANNGLEGIEAIARESFDLVLMDMQMPEMDGLTATRKIREREAREGGHIPIIAMTANAMTGDRERCLEAGMDKYLSKPIRAATLFDAISAMAEELAKPAAATADAQRSCDSADSGGYDDHVLCIAEAMKEFGYTHEVYEDLLRLFFDEWTALHGGVRDALRSGDAARLRSDAHAIKGNAAAIAAKGITAVAGEMEEMGRGGDLSGAGPVYDRLMEEFEKLCRVSSRMIGQHHALAPHHTIRYA
- a CDS encoding response regulator — encoded protein: MSRKMMLIEDNPENRLVICDIIDFDRVDVELEQFGTAEQALARIADIQPILVMMDIALPGMNGIEAARVLKSNPQTRSIPIWVVSAHAMPDDRELAMRVGCDAYFTKPIDTRAFACRLRALVETRKEAA